The Sphingomonas sp. LY54 genome includes a region encoding these proteins:
- a CDS encoding DUF4167 domain-containing protein: protein MINNRQNGRRRGRGGGPRSPGSVPSQGNRQDNRSRGNAAQLHEKYKALARDTQLAGDRVQTEYYLQFADHYFRVLNETRARFEEQRPRRDDFNSYEDEDQDEAVNADSGDEQDEQQEERGDREQRQDRNRGRAREQRAERQDREPRPERQDREPPRSDREDRPERAARDEAEPRSIGELRPRRARRTRDDNAEQGDERISLDVLPPAIAPVPINDDADEAPKPRRRTRRPRADEGDAEIAPAA, encoded by the coding sequence TTGATCAATAATCGTCAGAACGGCCGTCGTCGCGGCCGCGGCGGCGGGCCCCGCTCGCCGGGGAGCGTTCCCAGCCAGGGCAACCGCCAAGACAATCGCTCGCGCGGCAATGCCGCCCAGCTTCACGAGAAGTACAAGGCGCTTGCGCGGGATACCCAACTCGCCGGCGACCGCGTCCAGACCGAATATTATCTCCAGTTCGCGGACCATTATTTTCGCGTACTCAATGAGACCCGCGCGCGCTTCGAAGAGCAGCGCCCCCGCCGCGACGACTTCAACTCCTATGAGGATGAAGACCAGGACGAGGCGGTGAACGCCGATTCCGGCGACGAGCAGGACGAGCAGCAGGAAGAGCGCGGCGATCGCGAGCAGCGGCAGGACCGCAACCGCGGGCGCGCCCGCGAGCAGCGTGCCGAGCGCCAGGACCGCGAGCCGCGGCCCGAGCGCCAGGATCGCGAGCCGCCGCGCAGCGACCGCGAGGACCGGCCCGAGCGCGCCGCGCGCGACGAAGCCGAGCCGCGCAGCATCGGCGAACTCCGTCCCCGCCGCGCGCGCCGCACCCGCGACGACAATGCTGAGCAGGGCGACGAGCGCATCTCGCTCGACGTGCTGCCCCCGGCCATCGCCCCGGTGCCGATCAACGACGATGCCGACGAGGCGCCGAAGCCCCGCCGCCGCACGCGCCGTCCGCGCGCGGATGAGGGCGATGCGGAGATCGCTCCCGCCGCCTAA
- a CDS encoding DUF4139 domain-containing protein: protein MRHLVLLTGALAASAIAGPASAQKAQGDVAITIYNNDLALVQDTRQIAFPAGRSRQEFPDVSARIRPETVTLSGQGLEIVEQNFDFDLLSPQALMQKAVGETITLVRTNPANGQEVRERATVLAANGGVVLRIGDRIEVLRDDGLPVRVIFDKVPENLRARPTLSVTLESRGGGTRPATLSYLTPGLGWKADYVTMFDEKAGRIDVQGWITLSNTSGTTYTNADTLLVAGQAQQLNGQSYYDPRRGYRPPPPPPPPPMRQPGTETSGRERLGDFYLYPLPERTTIANQQTKQVSFLDVVGAPGRRAYEYRNPWLGTLEEARSADTVLKFSTSREQGLGDALPAGIVRVYMKDRRGNAQFIGENAIGHTPMGSELGLKTGEAFDVKLQPVVEKRERIGEARWRTAMRYTLTNARPEPVTVDLFQSGLDAWWNDTRIVEESQKSERLSSNQAVWRVSVPANGSATVTAIFDTRY from the coding sequence ATGCGTCACCTTGTGCTGCTTACCGGGGCCCTAGCCGCCTCGGCCATTGCCGGTCCCGCTTCCGCTCAGAAGGCCCAGGGCGACGTCGCGATCACGATCTACAATAACGATCTCGCGCTGGTGCAGGACACCCGCCAGATCGCCTTTCCCGCGGGGCGCTCGCGCCAGGAATTTCCCGATGTCTCCGCCCGCATCCGTCCCGAGACGGTGACGCTGTCGGGCCAGGGCCTCGAGATCGTCGAGCAGAATTTCGACTTCGATCTCCTCTCGCCCCAGGCGCTCATGCAGAAGGCGGTCGGCGAAACCATCACCCTCGTGCGCACCAATCCCGCCAACGGGCAGGAGGTGCGCGAGCGCGCCACCGTGCTGGCGGCGAATGGCGGTGTCGTCCTCCGCATCGGCGATCGGATCGAGGTGCTGCGCGACGACGGCCTGCCGGTGCGCGTGATCTTCGACAAGGTGCCCGAAAATCTTCGCGCGCGCCCGACCCTGTCGGTGACGCTCGAGAGCCGCGGCGGCGGCACGCGGCCGGCGACCCTGAGCTATCTGACGCCCGGGCTCGGCTGGAAGGCCGATTACGTCACCATGTTCGACGAGAAGGCCGGCCGGATCGACGTGCAGGGCTGGATCACGCTCAGCAATACCAGCGGCACCACCTACACCAATGCCGACACATTGCTGGTCGCCGGACAGGCGCAGCAACTGAATGGGCAGTCTTATTACGATCCGCGTCGCGGCTATCGTCCGCCGCCGCCGCCGCCGCCGCCGCCGATGCGCCAGCCCGGAACGGAAACCTCCGGGCGAGAGCGGCTCGGCGACTTCTACCTCTATCCGCTGCCGGAGCGGACCACGATCGCCAACCAGCAGACCAAGCAGGTGAGCTTTCTCGACGTGGTCGGGGCCCCGGGCCGCCGCGCCTACGAATATCGCAACCCCTGGCTCGGCACGCTGGAGGAAGCGCGCAGCGCCGACACCGTCCTCAAATTCTCGACCTCGCGCGAACAGGGCCTGGGCGACGCGCTCCCGGCTGGCATCGTCCGCGTCTACATGAAGGACCGCCGGGGCAACGCCCAGTTCATCGGCGAAAACGCGATCGGCCACACGCCGATGGGCTCCGAGCTCGGCCTCAAGACCGGCGAGGCCTTCGACGTGAAGTTGCAGCCGGTGGTGGAAAAGCGCGAGCGGATCGGCGAGGCGCGCTGGCGGACCGCGATGCGCTACACGCTCACCAACGCGCGGCCCGAGCCGGTGACGGTCGATCTCTTCCAAAGCGGCCTCGACGCCTGGTGGAACGACACCCGCATCGTCGAGGAAAGCCAGAAGAGCGAGCGGCTGTCGTCCAACCAGGCGGTGTGGCGCGTCTCCGTCCCCGCCAACGGCTCCGCGACCGTCACCGCCATCTTCGACACACGTTACTAA
- a CDS encoding OprO/OprP family phosphate-selective porin, producing MNTKLFLLALLGSSSIAAPALAQDNAAEAALSPEQEAARTAALEAQVAALQQQLDAIKKALPASKPSWKGAPQFEDKESGWSFKPRGRLQYDAAWVGRPEGVTDPGLGFSNEARRLRLGAEGSIPGGFGYKFEVDFADNEVDVTDAILTYSPAKGVGLNFGQHNNYQSLEELTSSRFSSFIERAAFTDAFNFERRVGLSATYATGDLLLAGGVFTDNISDLANSGDADHLGDENNALSFDGRVVYAPKLGKTQLHLGASAHMRDNGDTDEAGVTTRYRQRPLVHTTNSRFLSTPALAVEKETSYGLEAAVIHGPFHAAGEVHWLDADRMDPAPTANFFGGYAEVGYYLTGETRGYKGGQFDRTKVLRPVGDGGIGAFQINLRYDMVDLNDDLIRGGKQDGFQASLIWIPQDHVRFMLNYARLNYKDAAIVAAGGDRDYGIDVIGARAQIDF from the coding sequence ATGAACACCAAGTTATTCCTGCTGGCCCTGCTGGGAAGCAGTTCGATCGCGGCGCCGGCTCTGGCGCAGGACAATGCGGCCGAAGCGGCGCTGTCGCCGGAGCAGGAGGCTGCCAGGACCGCGGCGCTCGAAGCGCAGGTCGCGGCGCTGCAGCAGCAGCTCGACGCGATCAAGAAGGCGCTGCCCGCCTCGAAGCCGAGCTGGAAGGGCGCGCCACAGTTCGAAGACAAGGAAAGCGGCTGGTCGTTCAAGCCGCGCGGGCGCCTGCAATATGACGCCGCCTGGGTGGGCCGCCCCGAAGGCGTCACCGATCCGGGCCTCGGCTTTTCCAACGAAGCCCGCCGCCTGCGCCTCGGCGCCGAGGGTTCGATCCCGGGCGGCTTCGGCTACAAGTTCGAAGTCGATTTCGCCGACAACGAGGTCGACGTCACCGACGCGATCCTGACCTACAGCCCGGCCAAGGGCGTCGGCCTCAATTTCGGCCAGCACAACAATTACCAGTCGCTGGAAGAGCTCACCAGCTCGCGCTTCTCGTCCTTCATCGAGCGCGCCGCCTTTACCGACGCGTTCAACTTCGAACGCCGCGTCGGCCTCTCGGCGACCTATGCGACCGGAGACCTGCTGCTCGCCGGCGGCGTCTTCACCGACAATATCTCCGACCTCGCCAATAGCGGCGATGCGGATCACCTCGGCGACGAGAATAATGCGCTGAGCTTCGACGGCCGCGTCGTCTATGCGCCGAAGCTGGGCAAGACCCAGCTCCACCTCGGCGCCTCCGCCCACATGCGCGACAATGGCGACACCGACGAGGCGGGCGTCACCACCCGCTATCGCCAGCGTCCGCTCGTCCACACGACCAACAGCCGCTTCCTCTCCACCCCGGCGCTCGCCGTCGAGAAGGAGACCAGCTACGGCCTCGAGGCGGCGGTGATCCACGGCCCGTTCCACGCCGCCGGCGAGGTGCACTGGCTCGATGCCGACCGGATGGACCCGGCCCCGACCGCCAACTTCTTCGGCGGCTATGCCGAGGTCGGCTATTATCTCACCGGCGAGACCCGCGGCTACAAGGGCGGCCAGTTCGACCGCACCAAGGTGCTGAGGCCGGTCGGCGACGGCGGCATCGGCGCCTTCCAGATCAACCTGCGCTACGACATGGTCGACTTGAACGACGACCTGATCCGCGGCGGCAAGCAGGACGGCTTCCAGGCCTCCCTGATCTGGATCCCGCAGGATCACGTCCGCTTCATGCTGAACTATGCCCGTTTGAACTATAAGGATGCGGCAATCGTCGCGGCGGGCGGCGACCGCGACTACGGCATCGACGTGATCGGCGCCCGCGCCCAGATCGACTTCTAA
- a CDS encoding acyl-CoA thioesterase — protein sequence MGDRGEAILRVVPRPGDINANGHIFGGWVLSQMDIAAGIVASHRAQGAVATVAIEAMEFIAPILLHDIISVYARIERTGRTSMGIRIEVIATRERGSQEVKVTDALFTFVALDENNRPRPLPAD from the coding sequence GTGGGCGATAGGGGCGAAGCGATCCTGCGCGTCGTCCCGCGCCCGGGCGATATCAATGCCAACGGCCACATCTTCGGCGGCTGGGTCCTCTCGCAGATGGACATCGCCGCCGGCATCGTCGCGTCGCACCGCGCCCAGGGCGCCGTCGCGACCGTGGCGATCGAGGCGATGGAGTTCATCGCCCCGATTCTGCTCCACGACATCATCTCGGTCTATGCGCGCATCGAGCGCACCGGCCGAACGTCGATGGGCATCCGCATCGAGGTGATCGCGACGCGCGAGCGCGGCAGCCAAGAGGTAAAGGTGACCGACGCCTTGTTCACCTTCGTTGCGCTCGACGAGAATAATCGGCCGCGGCCGCTGCCGGCGGATTAA